DNA sequence from the Streptomyces cinnabarinus genome:
CTCCTGGTTCTCGCAGTAGATCATCAGGGAGATCGCCTCGTTGAACTTGAACTCGGGGCCGCCGTTGAGCGCGAGGAACGGGTGGCCGTTGGCGGTGAACTCCACCGTCATCACGGTTCCGGCGGGCCGCATGGAGCCCTCGGGGTAGCGGGCCGTCCTGCCGATGCTGGAGTTCTTGAAGACGGAGACATAGAAGTCGGCGGCTTCCTCCGCCTGGGTGTCGAACCAGAGACACGTGGTGAATCCGTTGCGGGCCATGAGTACCTCCTGGGGCGTGGAAAGCGGTCATCTGTATCGACCGCTCCGCACGCCGGAACTCATCGCTCTGCCCTCGGCGAATCTGCCGCGGGCAGAGAAATCCCCGGCGGCGGGGGTCCGCGGTCGACAGTGGAGTCGACGGCATCCACGCCACGACGAGGAGGTCCCATGACTCCACTCACCATGCTCGCTCCGCGGGCGGAGGAGGGCGACACCACGCCCACCCGGTTCGACGACCAGCTGGCGGCCCAGCTGCTCGGGCAGCGGATCGTGCTGCTGGGCACACAGGTCGACGAGGTCTCGGCGAACCGGGTCTGCGCGCAGTTGCTGATCCTGTCCGCGGAGGACCCGCGCACCGACATCAGCCTGTTCATCAACAGCCCGGGCGGCTCGGTCCACGCGGGCCTCGCCGTCTACGACACGATGCGGCTGATCCCGAACGACGTCGCGACGCTCGCGATGGGCTTCGCCGCCAGCATGGGCCAGTTCCTGCTGAGCGTCGGCGCCGCGGGCAAGCGCTACTCCCTGCCGAACGCGCGGATCATGATGCACCAGCCGTCGGCCGGGATCGGCGGCACCACGGCGGACATCGAGATCCAGGCGGAGAACCTGGAGCACACCAAGCGCACCATCGAGCGGATCACCGCCGAGCACACCGGCCAGAGCCCGGAGACGATCTCCCGGGACGGCGACCGGGACCGCTGGTTCACGGCCGAGGAGGCCCTCGAGTACGGCATGGTCGACCGGGTGGTGGAGTCCTTCACGGATGTCAGCCCGGCGGCCGGGAAACGACGGATGGGGCTGTAGTCATGGGGAGTTACACGATTCCGAACGTCATCGAGCGCACCCCCCAGGGTGAGCGGTCCTTCGATGTGTTCAGTCGGCTGCTGAACGAGCGGATCATCTTTCTGGGCACCGAGATCGACGACGGGGTGGCCAATGTCGTCATCGCGCAACTCCTCCATCTGGAGTCGGCGGCACCCGAGAACGAGATCGCGATCTACATCAACTCGCCCGGCGGATCCTTCACTTCGCTGATGGCGATCTACGACACGATGACCTACGTCCAGGCGCCGATCTCCACCTTCTGCGTGGGACAGGCGGCGTCCACGGCGGCGGTGCTGCTGGCGGGCGGGGATCCCGGGCGGCGGTCGGTGCTGGAGCACTCCCGGGTGCTGCTCGGCCAGCCGGCCAGCGGCGGGCGCCAGGGCACGGTCTCCGATCTGGCGCTCCAGGCCAAGGAGATGGTCCGGATCCGCGCGCAGGTCGAGGAGGTGCTGGCCCGGCACACCCATCACGAGGTGGCGACGCT
Encoded proteins:
- a CDS encoding ATP-dependent Clp protease proteolytic subunit, whose amino-acid sequence is MTPLTMLAPRAEEGDTTPTRFDDQLAAQLLGQRIVLLGTQVDEVSANRVCAQLLILSAEDPRTDISLFINSPGGSVHAGLAVYDTMRLIPNDVATLAMGFAASMGQFLLSVGAAGKRYSLPNARIMMHQPSAGIGGTTADIEIQAENLEHTKRTIERITAEHTGQSPETISRDGDRDRWFTAEEALEYGMVDRVVESFTDVSPAAGKRRMGL
- a CDS encoding VOC family protein, whose amino-acid sequence is MARNGFTTCLWFDTQAEEAADFYVSVFKNSSIGRTARYPEGSMRPAGTVMTVEFTANGHPFLALNGGPEFKFNEAISLMIYCENQEEIDYYWSKLIEDGGEPGPCGWLKDRYGVSWQVIPDSLDAMTSDPDPAKASRATQAMLGMGKLDIAALQKAHAGE
- a CDS encoding ClpP family protease, encoding MGSYTIPNVIERTPQGERSFDVFSRLLNERIIFLGTEIDDGVANVVIAQLLHLESAAPENEIAIYINSPGGSFTSLMAIYDTMTYVQAPISTFCVGQAASTAAVLLAGGDPGRRSVLEHSRVLLGQPASGGRQGTVSDLALQAKEMVRIRAQVEEVLARHTHHEVATLRADMDRDKVFTAEEAVAYGLADQVVSRRLAGV